The following are encoded together in the Proteiniphilum saccharofermentans genome:
- a CDS encoding family 43 glycosylhydrolase, with product MKLTNLLVIFFLVASLSISQESSFFNNPVICGDMADPSVIRVGDTYYATATSSEWAPFYPVFISKDMVNWEQIGHIFDEQPEWTSNSFWAPELYYHNDTMYCYYTARRKTDNISYIGVASSEGTSLLFKDHGPIVELGTEAIDAFVFDDDGQLYLTWKAYGLDQRPIELLGSRLSADGLRLEGEPFSLLKDDEGIGMEGQHHFKKGDYYYILYSAKSCCGPSSDYDVRVARSKHFRGPYEKYEGNPILSGGEGDYISVGHGTAVETPDGRYFYLSHGYQTGDAFFLGRQPVLHELEMTDNDWVRFKTGKQAVDRQPVPFEGSVQKKVSDFKDDFSGETLKVDWTWNYPFAEIDVTLNDGELILTGRPIAGNEHGTALCLRPQTTHYSYQTKISNINDSFKGLTMYGDNKNLMAIGIKGDRVELKSVREGLETVLFPTIPEEKISYFRIDVERGCFLTFSYSGDGESWTSVNDTPLDAAFLVRWDRVARPGLIHIGEAEVPAVIDYFVLENEKM from the coding sequence ATGAAACTGACAAATCTTTTGGTAATTTTCTTTCTCGTAGCGTCCCTCTCAATTTCCCAGGAGAGTTCTTTTTTTAATAATCCTGTTATTTGCGGCGATATGGCTGACCCTTCCGTTATCAGGGTGGGAGATACCTATTACGCGACAGCAACATCTTCCGAATGGGCTCCTTTTTACCCGGTATTTATATCGAAAGATATGGTCAATTGGGAGCAGATCGGACATATTTTCGACGAGCAGCCGGAATGGACTTCGAATTCGTTCTGGGCACCGGAGTTGTATTATCACAATGATACCATGTATTGCTATTATACTGCCCGGCGAAAAACGGACAATATCTCCTACATAGGTGTGGCGTCATCGGAAGGAACTTCCCTGCTTTTTAAGGATCATGGTCCTATTGTGGAGCTGGGTACCGAAGCTATTGATGCCTTCGTGTTCGATGATGATGGCCAGCTCTATCTCACCTGGAAAGCATATGGCCTTGACCAACGTCCCATAGAGTTGTTGGGAAGCCGGTTGTCTGCTGACGGATTACGGCTGGAGGGGGAACCGTTTTCACTGCTAAAGGATGATGAAGGGATTGGCATGGAAGGACAACATCACTTTAAAAAGGGTGATTACTATTACATCCTTTATTCGGCGAAGAGTTGTTGCGGCCCTTCGAGCGATTATGACGTGCGGGTTGCCCGTTCCAAACACTTTAGGGGGCCTTATGAAAAGTACGAGGGGAATCCTATTCTCTCGGGAGGGGAGGGAGATTATATTTCCGTTGGACATGGAACTGCGGTGGAGACACCCGATGGGCGGTATTTCTATCTGAGTCACGGATACCAGACGGGCGATGCATTTTTCTTAGGGAGACAACCTGTTTTGCATGAGTTGGAAATGACAGACAATGATTGGGTTCGCTTTAAAACCGGGAAGCAGGCCGTGGATAGACAGCCTGTTCCGTTTGAAGGTTCCGTGCAGAAAAAGGTATCCGATTTTAAGGATGATTTTTCCGGGGAAACATTGAAAGTAGACTGGACATGGAACTATCCCTTTGCAGAAATAGATGTAACATTGAATGACGGTGAACTGATATTGACAGGAAGACCGATAGCCGGGAACGAACACGGGACAGCCCTTTGTCTGCGTCCGCAAACAACACACTATAGCTATCAGACAAAAATCAGTAATATCAATGATAGTTTCAAAGGGTTAACGATGTACGGTGATAATAAGAATTTGATGGCAATCGGTATTAAAGGTGATCGGGTGGAATTGAAATCGGTGAGAGAAGGTCTGGAAACCGTTCTTTTCCCGACTATCCCTGAAGAAAAAATTTCCTATTTCAGGATTGACGTGGAGAGGGGATGCTTCCTCACGTTTTCCTACAGTGGCGATGGGGAATCCTGGACTTCGGTGAATGATACTCCTCTCGATGCTGCATTCCTGGTGCGTTGGGACAGGGTAGCCCGTCCCGGATTGATCCATATAGGAGAGGCTGAGGTTCCGGCAGTGATCGATTATTTTGTATTAGAGAACGAAAAAATGTGA
- a CDS encoding cofactor-independent phosphoglycerate mutase translates to MKYIIILGDGMADEPIASLGNKTTIQAAATPYIDLLARKGRNGLLHTVPEGFAPGSEIANLSVMGYDVASVYEGRGVLEAASMGVDILPGEMGMRCNLVCLEGELLKNHSAGHISTPEAAELIRSLDSKLGNDIFSFYPGVSYRHLLKMKGGDKRLRCTPPHDIPEKPFRAHLIQPDDEEARPTAEALNRLIFASQEILADHPINKKRIVEGKSPANSIWPWSPGFRPKMKPFNEMFPIKSGAVISAVDLIRGIGVYAGLEVIMVEGATGLYDTNYEGKAEAALRALKEKDFVYLHIEASDEAGHEGDVPLKVKTIEYLDARIVKTIYEEILQWDEPVTIAILPDHPTPCAIRTHTREPIPFLIYHRDIEPDSVQVYDEFAAKEGSYGLLYGDQFMKAVFG, encoded by the coding sequence ATGAAATATATAATAATTCTTGGTGACGGCATGGCCGACGAACCCATTGCTTCATTGGGAAACAAGACAACCATACAGGCCGCCGCCACACCCTACATAGACCTATTGGCACGAAAAGGCAGAAACGGACTGCTACATACCGTTCCTGAAGGATTTGCACCGGGGAGTGAGATCGCCAACCTCTCTGTCATGGGATACGATGTGGCTTCGGTATACGAGGGCCGTGGCGTACTGGAAGCTGCCAGCATGGGTGTGGATATCCTGCCCGGGGAGATGGGAATGCGCTGTAACCTGGTTTGTCTCGAAGGAGAACTGTTGAAAAATCACTCGGCAGGACATATCTCAACCCCTGAAGCAGCGGAACTGATCCGATCCCTTGACAGCAAATTGGGAAACGACATATTTAGTTTCTACCCCGGGGTCTCCTATCGCCACCTGTTGAAAATGAAAGGTGGTGACAAGCGACTCCGTTGCACTCCTCCCCATGATATTCCGGAAAAACCATTCCGGGCACATCTGATACAACCCGACGACGAGGAGGCAAGACCGACAGCCGAGGCTTTGAACAGGTTGATCTTTGCATCCCAGGAGATACTGGCAGATCATCCCATCAACAAAAAAAGGATAGTAGAAGGAAAGTCTCCCGCCAACAGTATCTGGCCATGGTCTCCAGGATTCCGCCCTAAGATGAAACCATTCAATGAAATGTTTCCGATCAAAAGCGGCGCAGTGATCTCTGCCGTGGATCTGATAAGGGGGATTGGCGTGTATGCGGGATTGGAAGTGATCATGGTAGAAGGGGCTACAGGCCTCTACGACACCAATTATGAAGGAAAAGCAGAAGCGGCACTCAGGGCATTAAAAGAAAAAGATTTCGTATATCTCCATATCGAAGCCAGCGACGAAGCGGGACATGAAGGAGATGTTCCGTTGAAAGTGAAAACTATTGAATATCTGGATGCCCGTATTGTAAAGACCATCTATGAAGAGATCCTGCAATGGGACGAACCGGTTACCATCGCCATCCTCCCCGACCATCCCACCCCCTGTGCCATACGCACACATACACGTGAGCCTATTCCTTTCCTGATCTATCATCGGGATATCGAACCCGACAGCGTACAGGTATATGATGAGTTTGCCGCAAAAGAGGGAAGTTACGGATTACTCTATGGCGACCAGTTTATGAAAGCTGTCTTTGGATAA
- the thrC gene encoding threonine synthase translates to MKYYSTNKEAFIVSLQEAVVKGLAPDRGLYMPERIARLPQKFFDGMMDLSLQGISKTVAEAFFGEDIPKEKLDAIVGDTLSFEIPLKKVEDGIYVLELFHGPTFAFKDVGARFMARMLSHFVKEKQEEVNVLVATSGDTGSAVANGFLGVEGIRVFVLYPSGKVSDMQEAQFTTLGQNIVALEVDGTFDDCQALVKSAFMDDELNKRIKLTSANSINVARFLPQSFYYFWAYAQLVRQTQFTKMVISVPSGNLGNLTAGLFAKRMGLPVDRFIAANNRNDVFREYLQTGQYNPRASVQTIANAMDVGAPSNFDRILDLYGHSHKAITNDISSFRYSDEEISTAIKNVYIESGYLLDPHGACAYLALKEGKRSDETAIFLATAHPAKFKETVEASTGAPIQVPDALAAYMQHKKQSIPLPNDFDLFKKKLIGRS, encoded by the coding sequence ATGAAATATTACAGTACAAATAAAGAAGCATTCATCGTTTCCCTGCAAGAAGCAGTAGTAAAAGGATTGGCTCCCGACAGGGGACTGTATATGCCTGAAAGGATCGCACGTCTTCCTCAGAAATTCTTTGATGGAATGATGGATTTATCCTTGCAAGGGATATCCAAGACCGTTGCGGAGGCCTTTTTCGGGGAAGATATTCCGAAAGAAAAACTGGATGCCATTGTCGGCGACACATTGAGTTTTGAGATACCACTCAAAAAAGTGGAAGACGGGATTTATGTGCTGGAATTATTCCATGGACCCACCTTCGCGTTTAAAGATGTAGGTGCCCGTTTCATGGCGCGGATGCTCTCCCACTTTGTAAAAGAGAAGCAGGAGGAGGTAAACGTGTTGGTCGCTACTTCGGGTGATACAGGCAGTGCGGTAGCCAACGGATTTCTGGGCGTAGAAGGTATCAGAGTGTTTGTGTTGTACCCTTCCGGAAAGGTGAGCGATATGCAGGAAGCTCAATTCACCACCTTGGGACAAAATATAGTTGCTCTGGAAGTGGACGGTACATTCGACGACTGTCAAGCTCTGGTAAAATCAGCATTTATGGATGATGAATTGAATAAGCGGATAAAACTCACCTCTGCCAATTCCATTAACGTGGCCAGATTCCTTCCACAATCATTCTACTACTTTTGGGCCTATGCACAATTAGTAAGACAAACACAATTTACAAAAATGGTGATTTCTGTTCCAAGCGGAAACCTGGGAAATCTCACTGCCGGACTTTTCGCCAAACGTATGGGACTACCGGTAGATAGATTTATCGCTGCCAACAACCGAAATGATGTCTTCAGGGAATACCTGCAAACCGGGCAATATAATCCGAGAGCATCGGTACAGACCATTGCCAACGCCATGGATGTAGGTGCTCCCAGTAATTTCGACCGTATCCTTGATCTCTACGGCCATTCTCACAAAGCAATCACTAACGATATTTCATCTTTCCGATACAGTGATGAGGAGATCAGTACAGCCATCAAGAATGTTTATATAGAATCAGGGTATCTGCTCGACCCGCATGGGGCATGTGCATACCTGGCACTGAAAGAAGGGAAAAGGTCAGACGAAACAGCCATTTTTCTGGCTACCGCCCATCCGGCTAAATTCAAAGAGACAGTGGAAGCATCCACCGGCGCCCCAATACAAGTCCCGGATGCGCTGGCTGCTTATATGCAACACAAAAAGCAATCGATCCCTCTACCCAATGACTTTGATCTCTTTAAAAAGAAGCTAATCGGCCGGTCTTAA
- a CDS encoding putative LPS assembly protein LptD — protein MRQLLRYIFLYFVLAIFLQGFFIRKAAAATDPTVWNAASGSILSDKIKQDIASPQQPQDTLSTSPDSVSSKQVLETAVFYTAQDSMVFTGNNMGYLYGDADVKYGNLAIKGEFITMDLDSSIISSTFGIDSAGKEFGYPVFSEGGMEYEMKKVRYNFDTRKAFINNVITQQGEGHIVANEAKMNPDNSFYMRNAKYTTCDQHDHPHFYLNLSKAKVRPEKDVVTGPAWLVVADVPLFPVVLPFAFFPFTKTYSSGIIMPSYGDEMARGFYLQNGGYYFALSDYIDLAVTGELYTKGSWGIGARSNYRKRYKYSGNFNVYSLTTVTGEKELKDVVPEAYSVAKDLRINWTHSQDPKANMYRTLSASVNFSTSRNNHRDLSRLYSREASNNTKSSSVNLTQRFPDSPWSLSATMSINQVSRDSTIAATLPNLSLNMSRIYPLKRKNAVGAERWYEKISMSYSGEFRNSITTKEDRFLKSNLVRDWTNGMRHNIPVSATFTLFDFIQLSPSFNYTERWYTGAHKQAWDPVAKRHVPVDTVHGLKRVYDYSTSLSAQTKIYGMYTPWKMFGDKVQAIRHVFTPSISLSYRPDFGDPKYNFYETYTYRNEYGEDVEYTYSPYSTMMFGTAPTGQSGSIGFDFKNNLEMKVLSDKDSTGVRKISLIDDLGINFSYNMMADSMKWSNINSNIRLKLSKSYTLSLNATWDPYLYELDHNGTPHRVDKLRVLNGKGIGKLMNTGTSFSYSLNQDTFKKLFGRDDGSSRGNENEPDPDNLPDDGTIGANPYEEAERRSSFEQTDNSMGEFDSDGYLKNSVNWNLSFNYSMRYGYGEFNKERMEYKGKLTHSFGLSGSIQPTKNWNFTFNTDYNFEVNRFTSINCTLTRNLHCWSMSASFIPIGPYKSYNFTIRANSSLLQDLKWDERSSPYDRGASWY, from the coding sequence ATGAGGCAATTATTACGATATATATTTTTATATTTTGTGCTGGCCATCTTTTTGCAAGGCTTCTTTATCCGAAAAGCAGCTGCTGCAACAGATCCGACAGTATGGAATGCCGCATCGGGATCAATCCTGTCTGACAAAATAAAACAAGATATTGCCTCACCCCAACAACCACAGGACACACTCTCCACAAGTCCCGATTCAGTCTCCTCAAAACAGGTATTGGAGACTGCTGTATTTTACACGGCTCAGGATTCTATGGTATTTACCGGCAACAATATGGGTTATCTCTACGGAGATGCCGATGTTAAATATGGGAATTTGGCTATCAAGGGGGAATTCATTACTATGGATCTGGACAGTAGTATTATTTCTTCCACCTTTGGTATTGACTCAGCAGGCAAAGAGTTTGGATACCCCGTTTTCTCTGAAGGAGGGATGGAGTATGAAATGAAGAAAGTACGTTACAACTTCGATACCCGAAAAGCATTTATCAACAATGTAATTACCCAGCAAGGAGAGGGACATATCGTGGCCAATGAAGCCAAAATGAATCCCGACAACTCTTTTTATATGCGGAATGCGAAATATACCACATGCGACCAGCATGACCACCCGCATTTCTACCTGAACCTTTCGAAAGCTAAAGTACGACCGGAGAAGGATGTTGTTACCGGCCCTGCCTGGTTGGTAGTAGCCGATGTGCCACTATTTCCCGTCGTATTGCCTTTCGCATTCTTCCCCTTTACAAAAACCTACTCGTCAGGGATTATTATGCCAAGTTACGGCGATGAGATGGCCCGTGGATTTTATCTCCAAAACGGAGGATATTACTTTGCATTGAGTGATTACATCGATCTTGCTGTCACGGGGGAACTTTATACAAAAGGTTCATGGGGGATCGGTGCTCGCTCAAACTACCGTAAACGGTACAAATACTCCGGTAACTTCAATGTGTATTCCCTCACTACGGTCACCGGTGAAAAAGAACTTAAGGATGTAGTGCCCGAGGCATACTCCGTAGCGAAAGACCTCCGCATCAACTGGACCCATTCGCAGGACCCGAAAGCCAACATGTACCGCACCCTCTCGGCAAGCGTGAACTTCTCCACCAGCAGGAACAACCACAGGGATCTTAGTCGTCTCTATTCACGGGAAGCCTCCAACAACACCAAAAGCTCGAGTGTGAACCTCACCCAACGTTTCCCCGACTCACCATGGAGCCTCTCGGCCACTATGAGCATCAACCAGGTATCACGAGACTCCACTATCGCAGCCACCCTACCCAACCTCTCTCTCAACATGAGCCGTATCTATCCCCTTAAAAGGAAAAACGCTGTGGGTGCGGAACGATGGTACGAAAAAATATCGATGAGCTACTCCGGCGAATTCCGTAACTCCATCACCACAAAAGAAGACCGATTCCTGAAGTCGAATCTAGTACGTGACTGGACAAACGGCATGCGGCATAACATTCCCGTAAGCGCAACCTTTACCCTGTTCGATTTCATCCAGTTATCACCCTCGTTCAATTATACCGAACGCTGGTACACCGGTGCGCATAAACAGGCCTGGGATCCCGTCGCCAAGAGGCATGTTCCCGTGGATACCGTGCATGGGCTAAAACGTGTGTATGATTACAGCACCTCGCTCAGCGCACAGACAAAAATATACGGGATGTACACGCCATGGAAGATGTTCGGGGATAAAGTACAGGCGATCCGGCATGTATTCACACCCAGCATCAGCCTGAGCTACCGACCCGATTTCGGCGACCCGAAATACAATTTCTACGAGACATACACCTACAGGAACGAGTATGGAGAAGATGTGGAATATACCTATTCTCCCTATTCCACCATGATGTTCGGGACCGCTCCTACCGGGCAAAGTGGAAGTATCGGTTTCGATTTCAAGAATAACCTTGAAATGAAAGTCCTGAGCGACAAAGATTCTACCGGAGTACGAAAGATAAGTTTGATCGACGATCTGGGGATCAACTTCAGTTATAATATGATGGCCGACTCCATGAAGTGGAGTAATATCAATTCCAACATCCGCCTGAAATTGTCAAAATCATATACTCTCAGCCTGAATGCTACCTGGGATCCCTATCTTTATGAACTGGATCATAACGGAACTCCCCATAGGGTAGATAAACTCAGAGTTCTCAATGGCAAAGGGATCGGAAAATTGATGAATACCGGGACATCTTTCTCCTATTCACTGAATCAGGATACTTTTAAAAAATTATTTGGTCGTGATGACGGGAGTTCCAGGGGGAATGAAAATGAACCGGATCCTGATAATTTACCGGATGACGGCACAATAGGTGCAAACCCATATGAAGAAGCCGAAAGGAGAAGTTCTTTCGAGCAGACTGACAACTCAATGGGAGAATTCGATAGCGACGGTTATCTGAAGAATTCGGTGAATTGGAATCTCTCATTCAATTATTCGATGCGTTACGGATATGGGGAATTTAACAAAGAACGCATGGAGTATAAGGGGAAACTCACCCATAGTTTCGGGTTGAGTGGTTCTATCCAGCCCACCAAAAACTGGAATTTCACGTTCAATACCGATTACAATTTCGAAGTCAACAGATTCACCAGTATCAACTGTACACTCACGCGCAACCTGCATTGCTGGAGCATGTCCGCCAGTTTTATCCCTATTGGGCCCTATAAATCCTATAACTTCACTATCCGTGCCAACTCCTCACTATTGCAGGATCTGAAGTGGGACGAACGCAGTTCACCGTATGACAGGGGAGCAAGCTGGTACTAA
- the thrA gene encoding bifunctional aspartate kinase/homoserine dehydrogenase I translates to MKVMKFGGTSVGEPDSLQRVKKIIEKEREPVIVIVSALGGVTDRLLLAANFALNGNPGYKTLIEEIILRHEELIEKMISSPDDKEELKQKTGHLFEELRNILQGVFLIGDLSQKTSDKIVSYGERFSSLIISKIIDMAQLYDATKFIKTDKQFHNHIPDLARSNELIRKTFSEMPPPRVAVVPGFISSSNDNNDITNLGRGGSDYTAAIIAAAMNASVLEIWTDVDGFMTADPKIINSAYVIEELSFTEAIELSNFGAKVIYPPTIFPVYHKNIPIRVKNTFHPETEGTLIKNIEPSRNGKIIKGISSINDTALITIQGLGMVGVIGVNKRIFSALADNGVSVFIVSQASSENSSSIGVRSQDALLSQQVLRKEFAHEIGMGSINDIIVEYDLATIAIVGQNMKHVPGIAGKFFGALGRNGISIVALAQGGGETNISCVIAKSDLKKSLNVIHDSFFLSPYQELNLFIVGTGTVGGNLLEQIKQQQSTLKEQNKLRINIVGIANGRKALFTREGIPLDGYFDNLMANGVQSSPERIREEIIKMNIFNSVFVDCTASPDIAKLYGELMAKNISVVTANKIAASSDYESYRYLKETARKTGVKFLFETNVGAGLPIINTMNSLTNSGDKIVKLEAVLSGTLNFIFNTLSEDIPFSKAIRMAVEAQFAEPDPRIDLSGLDVTRKLVILSREAGANVNQSDVKKNLFIPQKYFDGSLEEFWKTIPEMDTSFEARRQELAKEGKRLRFVASYDNGNCEVGLREVEQGHPFYDLEGSNNIIMITTERYNEYPMVIKGYGAGAGVTAAGVFSDIISIANIR, encoded by the coding sequence ATGAAGGTGATGAAATTCGGGGGAACATCCGTAGGTGAGCCCGATAGTTTACAACGAGTCAAGAAGATCATAGAAAAAGAGAGGGAGCCCGTCATTGTGATAGTTTCAGCGCTGGGGGGTGTAACAGACCGCTTGTTGCTGGCTGCCAATTTCGCATTGAACGGTAATCCGGGCTATAAAACGTTGATCGAGGAAATAATTCTGCGTCATGAGGAGTTGATTGAAAAAATGATCTCCTCTCCGGATGACAAGGAAGAGCTAAAGCAAAAGACAGGACATTTATTCGAAGAGCTACGCAATATTTTACAAGGAGTATTTCTTATCGGCGATCTCTCACAGAAGACCTCCGACAAAATTGTCAGCTATGGAGAACGATTTTCCTCCCTGATCATCAGCAAGATAATTGACATGGCGCAACTATATGATGCCACCAAATTCATCAAGACAGACAAACAATTTCACAATCATATTCCCGATCTGGCACGATCGAATGAACTGATCCGTAAAACATTCTCCGAAATGCCACCACCTCGTGTGGCAGTGGTACCCGGATTTATCTCATCCAGCAACGACAACAATGACATCACGAACCTGGGACGGGGAGGTTCGGACTATACTGCTGCTATCATCGCAGCAGCAATGAATGCTTCGGTGCTGGAGATATGGACAGACGTAGACGGGTTTATGACAGCCGATCCCAAGATCATCAATTCTGCCTATGTCATCGAGGAGTTGTCATTTACCGAAGCGATAGAGCTGTCCAACTTCGGAGCAAAGGTCATCTATCCTCCTACCATTTTCCCTGTTTATCACAAAAATATCCCCATACGTGTCAAGAACACGTTCCATCCCGAAACGGAAGGTACGTTGATAAAGAATATCGAACCCTCACGAAACGGAAAGATCATTAAAGGTATCTCATCTATCAATGATACGGCACTGATCACTATCCAGGGATTAGGTATGGTAGGGGTGATCGGTGTAAACAAACGTATTTTCTCTGCTTTAGCCGACAACGGTGTCAGCGTTTTTATTGTTTCACAGGCATCATCGGAGAACAGTTCCTCTATCGGGGTACGTTCACAGGATGCGCTCCTGTCACAACAGGTGCTCCGAAAGGAATTTGCCCATGAAATAGGGATGGGAAGCATTAACGATATCATCGTGGAATATGATCTGGCTACCATTGCCATTGTCGGACAGAACATGAAGCATGTACCGGGCATTGCGGGAAAATTTTTCGGTGCTTTGGGACGGAACGGTATCAGTATTGTGGCGCTGGCACAGGGAGGGGGGGAAACCAATATCTCCTGCGTGATAGCCAAATCCGACCTGAAGAAGTCGCTCAACGTGATCCATGACTCCTTCTTCCTGTCACCCTACCAGGAGTTGAATCTATTTATCGTCGGCACCGGTACTGTGGGTGGTAACCTGCTGGAACAGATCAAGCAGCAGCAAAGCACCCTAAAGGAACAAAATAAGTTAAGGATCAACATCGTAGGCATAGCTAACGGACGGAAAGCGTTGTTCACCCGTGAAGGGATTCCTCTGGACGGATACTTCGATAACCTGATGGCAAACGGCGTACAGAGTTCACCCGAACGTATCCGCGAAGAGATCATCAAAATGAATATCTTCAACTCCGTATTTGTCGATTGTACGGCAAGTCCGGACATCGCGAAATTATATGGCGAACTGATGGCGAAAAATATTTCGGTGGTCACCGCCAACAAGATCGCCGCCTCATCCGATTATGAGAGTTACCGTTATCTGAAAGAAACTGCCCGTAAAACAGGTGTGAAATTTCTATTCGAAACGAATGTAGGAGCAGGGCTTCCCATTATCAACACAATGAATTCCCTGACCAATTCAGGCGACAAAATCGTAAAACTGGAAGCAGTCCTTTCCGGCACATTGAACTTTATCTTCAACACATTGAGTGAAGATATCCCATTCAGCAAAGCAATACGAATGGCAGTGGAGGCACAATTCGCCGAGCCTGACCCCCGCATAGACTTGAGTGGATTGGATGTAACACGGAAATTAGTAATCCTCTCCCGCGAAGCAGGAGCCAACGTAAATCAATCAGATGTAAAGAAAAACCTCTTTATACCCCAGAAATATTTTGACGGCTCACTGGAAGAGTTCTGGAAGACTATTCCTGAGATGGATACATCGTTCGAGGCACGCCGGCAAGAACTGGCCAAAGAGGGAAAACGACTCCGATTCGTGGCATCGTATGACAACGGCAATTGTGAAGTAGGACTGCGGGAGGTAGAACAGGGGCATCCTTTCTATGACCTGGAAGGAAGTAATAACATCATCATGATCACTACCGAGCGGTATAATGAATATCCCATGGTGATCAAAGGATATGGTGCCGGTGCCGGTGTAACGGCCGCAGGCGTATTTTCAGATATCATCTCAATTGCAAATATCAGGTAA